A single region of the Enterobacter cloacae complex sp. R_G8 genome encodes:
- the elaB gene encoding stress response protein ElaB produces MSFQSWDTRIDDDLALLSETLEEVLRSSGDPADQKYIELKARAEQALHDVKTRVSHASDNYYYRAKKAVYRADDYVHEKPWQGIGVGAAVGLVLGLLLARR; encoded by the coding sequence ATGTCATTTCAATCCTGGGATACCCGTATCGATGACGACCTGGCTTTGCTGAGCGAAACGCTGGAAGAGGTGTTACGTTCGTCGGGCGACCCTGCCGATCAGAAATATATCGAACTGAAAGCACGTGCCGAACAGGCGCTACATGACGTCAAAACCCGCGTCAGCCATGCGTCCGACAATTACTACTACCGCGCGAAAAAAGCGGTGTATCGCGCCGATGATTACGTCCACGAAAAACCGTGGCAAGGCATTGGTGTCGGTGCGGCGGTTGGTCTGGTGCTGGGGCTGCTTCTGGCCCGTCGTTAA
- a CDS encoding GNAT family N-acetyltransferase: MIQWQDLHHSELTVQTLYALLKLRCEVFVVEQTCPYQDIDGDDLVGENRHILGWRDNELVAYARILKSEDDFEPVVIGRVIISGKARGEKLGYQLMEKTLEACQKQWPDKALYLGAQAHLQSFYGHFGFMPVTDVYDEDGIPHIGMAREVKQA; this comes from the coding sequence ATGATCCAGTGGCAAGATTTACACCATAGTGAACTCACCGTTCAGACACTGTACGCCCTGCTCAAACTGCGCTGCGAAGTGTTTGTTGTAGAACAAACCTGCCCGTATCAGGACATCGATGGCGATGATCTGGTGGGCGAGAACCGTCATATTCTCGGCTGGAGGGATAACGAGCTGGTGGCGTATGCGAGGATTCTGAAAAGCGAGGACGATTTTGAGCCCGTCGTTATTGGTCGCGTCATTATCAGCGGCAAGGCGCGCGGTGAAAAACTGGGCTATCAGTTGATGGAAAAAACGCTGGAGGCATGCCAAAAACAGTGGCCAGACAAGGCGTTATACCTGGGGGCACAGGCGCACCTTCAGTCCTTCTACGGCCACTTTGGCTTTATGCCGGTTACGGACGTGTACGACGAAGACGGCATTCCTCATATCGGTATGGCGCGGGAAGTGAAACAGGCGTAA
- the menF gene encoding isochorismate synthase MenF: MHSISTALERLRTQLAQALPATPGLHHFDVSFPLNDAFDPLAWLGAQRCFPQFYWQQRNGDEELAALGAVIHFSSLAQASQFLQNNPVENDTRICGLNAFTPEQGSLFLPRLLWRRSAGTATLRLQLWSDRSLQEDAGAALDFLQQLHDARPIRPLSAQVVQETHQPQKPEWLRLIRQATETIARGDVEKVVLARATDLQFSQPVNAVALMAASRALNLNCYHFCMVFDARNAFLGSTPERLWRRRGNLLRTEALAGTVASHPDDKQARLLGDWLMSDDKNQRENMLVVEDICQRLQHHTRTLEVLPAQVVRLRKVQHLRRCIWTELKHADDEQCLHVLQPTAAVAGLPRQPAREFIHRVEPFDREWYAGSAGYLSPEQSEFCVALRSARVHDATVRLYAGAGIVSGSDPEQEWQEIENKAAGLRSLLLKD, from the coding sequence GTGCATTCGATTTCTACCGCGCTGGAACGTCTGCGTACTCAGCTTGCGCAAGCGTTACCCGCTACACCCGGTTTACATCATTTCGACGTCTCTTTCCCGTTAAACGACGCTTTCGATCCTCTCGCCTGGCTTGGCGCTCAACGCTGTTTTCCTCAGTTCTACTGGCAGCAGCGTAACGGTGATGAAGAGCTGGCCGCGCTGGGCGCCGTTATCCATTTTTCCTCTCTGGCACAGGCTTCGCAGTTTTTACAGAATAACCCCGTAGAGAACGACACGCGGATCTGCGGCCTGAATGCCTTTACCCCGGAGCAGGGCAGTCTCTTTTTACCCCGTCTGCTGTGGCGACGTTCTGCCGGGACCGCCACGTTGCGTCTGCAGCTGTGGAGTGACCGCTCCCTTCAGGAAGATGCGGGCGCGGCGCTGGATTTCTTACAGCAGCTTCACGATGCCCGGCCGATACGCCCGCTATCAGCCCAGGTGGTGCAGGAGACCCATCAGCCGCAAAAACCAGAATGGCTCCGCCTTATCCGCCAGGCGACAGAGACCATCGCGCGCGGTGATGTTGAAAAGGTGGTGCTCGCCCGGGCAACCGATCTGCAGTTCAGTCAGCCTGTGAATGCCGTGGCGCTGATGGCGGCCAGCCGTGCCCTGAATCTGAACTGCTATCATTTCTGCATGGTTTTCGATGCCCGCAACGCGTTTCTTGGCTCCACGCCTGAACGCCTGTGGCGGCGGCGCGGTAACCTGCTACGTACCGAAGCGCTGGCCGGTACCGTCGCCAGCCATCCTGACGACAAGCAGGCCCGCCTTCTCGGCGACTGGCTGATGAGTGACGACAAAAACCAGCGCGAAAACATGCTGGTGGTGGAGGATATCTGCCAGCGGCTCCAGCACCACACCCGGACGCTGGAGGTCCTGCCTGCGCAGGTCGTACGGTTGCGTAAAGTGCAGCATCTTCGTCGCTGCATCTGGACCGAGCTCAAGCATGCGGATGATGAGCAATGTCTGCATGTGCTGCAGCCGACGGCTGCGGTTGCCGGGTTACCGCGCCAGCCAGCACGCGAATTCATACACCGCGTTGAACCTTTCGACCGGGAATGGTATGCCGGATCCGCCGGATATCTATCGCCAGAACAAAGCGAGTTCTGCGTGGCCCTGCGCTCGGCGCGCGTCCATGACGCCACCGTCCGTCTTTACGCCGGGGCGGGGATCGTCAGCGGTTCCGATCCGGAACAGGAGTGGCAGGAGATCGAAAATAAAGCCGCAGGCTTGCGCTCTCTGCTCCTGAAGGATTAG
- the rbn gene encoding ribonuclease BN, with the protein MELIFLGTSAGVPTRTRNVTAILLDLQHPTRGGLWLFDCGEGTQHQLLHTTYHPGKLDKIFITHLHGDHLFGLPGLLCSRSMAGNANPLTIYGPAGISEFVDTTLRLSGSWTDYPLEVVEITEGLVFDDGDYTVTARPLNHPVECYGYRIEAHDKPGALDAAALIADGVKPGPLFQRLKQGETVTLEDGRVINGEEYLAPPQPGKKLAIFGDTAPCPAALHLARGVDVMVHEATLETAMEEKANSRGHSSTRQAAALAREANVGRLIVTHVSSRYDARGCEKLLAECRDVFPACELANDFTQVSV; encoded by the coding sequence ATGGAACTGATTTTTCTGGGTACGTCCGCTGGCGTGCCAACACGCACACGAAACGTGACCGCGATCCTGCTGGATCTGCAGCACCCAACCCGTGGCGGACTGTGGCTGTTTGACTGTGGTGAAGGGACGCAGCATCAGCTGTTACACACCACTTATCATCCCGGTAAGCTGGATAAGATCTTTATTACTCATCTGCATGGCGATCATCTGTTTGGCCTGCCGGGCCTGCTGTGCAGCCGGTCGATGGCGGGTAATGCCAACCCGCTGACGATTTACGGGCCTGCGGGTATTAGTGAGTTTGTTGACACCACGCTGCGCCTGAGCGGGTCGTGGACGGATTATCCGCTGGAGGTGGTGGAGATAACCGAGGGGCTGGTCTTTGATGACGGTGACTATACCGTCACCGCCCGGCCGCTGAATCATCCGGTTGAGTGCTATGGCTACCGCATTGAAGCGCATGATAAGCCCGGCGCGCTCGACGCCGCCGCGCTGATTGCCGACGGTGTGAAGCCCGGACCGCTGTTCCAGCGACTGAAACAGGGCGAAACCGTCACCCTGGAAGACGGTCGGGTTATCAACGGAGAGGAGTATCTCGCCCCACCACAGCCAGGCAAAAAACTGGCGATTTTCGGTGATACCGCTCCCTGTCCGGCGGCTCTGCATCTGGCGCGTGGCGTGGACGTAATGGTACACGAAGCCACGCTCGAAACGGCGATGGAAGAGAAAGCCAACAGCCGTGGCCACAGTTCCACACGTCAGGCGGCGGCGCTTGCCCGTGAAGCGAACGTCGGAAGATTGATTGTCACCCATGTCAGCTCGCGCTATGACGCCCGCGGCTGTGAAAAACTGCTGGCAGAGTGCCGTGACGTGTTCCCGGCATGTGAGCTGGCCAACGATTTCACTCAGGTCAGCGTTTAG
- the menD gene encoding 2-succinyl-5-enolpyruvyl-6-hydroxy-3-cyclohexene-1-carboxylic-acid synthase, protein MSVSSFNRRWATVILEALTRHGVRHVCIAPGSRSTPLTLAAAENRAFIHHTHFDERGLGHLALGLAKVSKEPVAVIVTSGTAVANLYPALIEAGLTGEKLVLLTADRPPELIDCGANQAIRQPGLFASHPSQTVSLPRPTQDIPASWLVSTVDHAMETLRSGALHINCPFAEPLYGEMDDTGLAWQQQLGDWWESEKPWLREQTHLESAKQRDWFFWRQKRGVVIAGRMSAAEGRQVAEWAHTLGWPLIGDVLSQTGQPLPCADLWLGNAKAVTELAQAQIVVQLGSSLTGKRLLQWQATCTPEEYWLVDPLEGRLDPAHHRGRRLVSEIDAWLALHPAEKRTPWAVAIPALSRQAWELTRAQCERFGEAELAHRIHRYLPEQGQLFVGNSLVVRLIDAFSKLPAGYPVYSNRGASGIDGLISTAAGVQRASAKSTLAIVGDLSALYDLNALALLRQVSAPFVLIVVNNNGGQIFSLLPTPQSERERFYLMPQNVQFEHAAAMFNLKYHRPENWEALDAALSSAWRQPGATLIELVVNEADGAQKLQSLLAQVSHL, encoded by the coding sequence ATGTCAGTAAGTTCTTTTAACCGACGCTGGGCGACGGTGATCCTTGAAGCCCTGACTCGCCATGGCGTCAGGCATGTGTGTATTGCGCCGGGCTCACGCTCCACACCGCTGACGCTGGCGGCAGCAGAGAACCGGGCATTTATTCACCACACCCATTTTGACGAGCGCGGCCTGGGCCACCTGGCGCTGGGGCTGGCAAAGGTCAGCAAGGAACCGGTGGCGGTGATCGTCACCTCTGGTACTGCCGTGGCAAACCTCTATCCGGCCCTTATTGAAGCCGGGCTGACCGGTGAGAAACTGGTTCTGCTGACGGCCGATCGCCCGCCGGAGCTTATTGACTGCGGGGCGAACCAGGCTATTCGTCAGCCGGGCCTCTTTGCCTCGCATCCTTCGCAGACGGTTTCGTTACCCCGACCCACGCAGGACATTCCCGCAAGCTGGCTGGTCTCGACCGTCGATCACGCCATGGAGACGTTGCGCAGCGGGGCGTTACATATTAACTGTCCGTTTGCCGAGCCGCTGTACGGCGAAATGGACGACACCGGTCTTGCCTGGCAGCAGCAGCTTGGCGACTGGTGGGAGAGCGAAAAGCCGTGGCTGCGTGAGCAGACACACCTTGAGAGCGCAAAGCAACGTGACTGGTTCTTCTGGCGGCAAAAACGTGGCGTGGTTATTGCCGGGCGCATGAGCGCCGCCGAAGGCAGGCAGGTGGCCGAATGGGCACACACCCTTGGCTGGCCGCTAATTGGCGACGTGCTGTCCCAGACCGGACAGCCGCTGCCGTGTGCCGATCTCTGGCTCGGGAATGCGAAAGCGGTCACTGAGCTGGCGCAGGCGCAGATTGTGGTTCAGCTGGGTTCAAGCCTGACTGGCAAACGGTTACTGCAGTGGCAGGCAACCTGCACTCCGGAAGAGTACTGGCTGGTGGATCCGCTGGAAGGGCGGCTCGATCCGGCGCACCATCGCGGTCGTCGTCTGGTAAGCGAGATCGATGCCTGGCTGGCGCTGCACCCGGCGGAAAAGCGCACCCCGTGGGCCGTTGCGATCCCGGCGCTGTCGCGTCAGGCGTGGGAGTTGACCCGCGCACAATGCGAACGTTTTGGTGAAGCAGAGCTGGCGCACCGTATTCACCGGTATCTGCCGGAGCAGGGGCAGCTGTTTGTCGGTAACAGCCTGGTGGTGCGTCTGATTGATGCGTTCTCAAAACTGCCTGCGGGCTATCCGGTCTACAGTAACCGTGGCGCCAGCGGCATTGACGGGTTGATCTCCACGGCGGCGGGTGTGCAGCGAGCCAGCGCAAAATCCACGCTGGCGATCGTGGGCGATCTTTCGGCGCTGTACGATCTCAATGCGCTGGCGCTGCTGCGTCAGGTGTCGGCGCCGTTTGTGCTGATTGTGGTCAACAATAACGGCGGACAGATTTTCTCCCTGCTGCCGACACCGCAGAGTGAACGCGAGCGCTTCTATCTGATGCCGCAGAACGTGCAGTTTGAACATGCCGCAGCGATGTTTAATCTGAAATACCATC